A stretch of the Aphis gossypii isolate Hap1 chromosome 2, ASM2018417v2, whole genome shotgun sequence genome encodes the following:
- the LOC114129528 gene encoding sialin-like → MDVQDNQILGMEKKHKLCFRSIQDMIPARAVLYLMSFSGFLVSFMMRTDINIAMVAMAKMRLRSENSSNLTELYCYTSVSNGTQSFEDQKPMEEGEFDWDSTVQSAILGSFYWCYILSQVVGGVLTQRFGTKTVFGFSQLTTAIASLLIPQAASLHFSAVIALRSLQGMASGLTWPAMYALVGIWIPSNERTRFMSSFQGFSFGIGLTYMVCGFIIGNYGWRVVFYMNGSLGVAWCLLWWLLAFDLPHKHPRITRRELNYINANIGENIINTKDLKVPWCSIMTSIPAWSIGITTFGRIWVHYTFIIYGPSYMKTILGFSIQKNGFMNGAPFLCSYLSSVVFCYAADFIIARNLMSLTNVRKMFTAISQVIPGLLVLTIGYLGCQITLILIIWFVAVTLITASYAGAMANVVDIAPNFAGHILAFAQTIHMSASFLSPLAAAIMLQDNPTLERWRRIFAVTACVACGTYVMYQFGGTAKEQVWNNPNRKNNSGSVRVSPENNQLIVNNKTDPERGDG, encoded by the exons ATGGACGTCCaagataatcaaatattaggAATGGAGAAAAAACATAAGCTATGCTTTAGAAGCATTCAAG acatgATACCAGCTCGTgcggtattatatttaatgtcatTCAGTGGATTTTTGGTCAGTTTTATGATGCGTACTGATATCAATATTGCCATGGTAGCAATGGCCAAAATGAGATTACGGTCTGAAAATTCGTCGAATTTAACCGAACTTTATTGTTACACGTCGGTTTCTAATGGTACACAATCATTTGAAGATCAAAAACCAATg GAAGAGGGCGAATTTGATTGGGATTCTACAGTGCAATCTGCAATTCTTGGTTCATTCTATTGGTGTTATATATTGTCTCAAGTAGTTGGCGGTGTCTTAACACAACGGTTTGGAACCAAGACGGTTTTTGGGTTCTCACAATTAACAACAGCAATTGCTTCGTTGCTCATACCTCAGGCAGCTTCATTGCATTTTTCGGCAGTCATAGCATTGCGATCACTTCAAGGAATGGCAtca GGACTTACTTGGCCAGCAATGTATGCACTTGTTGGTATATGGATACCATCCAACGAACGAACCAGGTTCATGTCATCATTCCAAG GGTTTAGTTTCGGGATTGGACTGACGTACATGGTATGCGGCTTCATTATTGGCAACTATGGATGGCGAGTGGTGTTTTATATGAACGGTTCATTGGGTGTCGCATGGTGCTTGCTGTGGTGGTTACTAGCTTTTGATCTGCCTCACAAACATCCAAGAATCACTAGGCGTGAACTGAATTATATCAATGCCAACATTGGAGAAAACATCATAAAcacaaaa gATTTAAAAGTCCCATGGTGTTCTATTATGACTTCCATTCCAGCATGGTCTATTGGTATAACAACATTTGGTCGGATATGGGtccattatacatttataatatacggtcCATCTTACATGAAGACAATATTAGGTTTCAGTATACAAAAG AATGGATTTATGAATGGAGCTCCATTTTTGTGCAGTTACCTGTCTTCTGTTGTGTTCTGTTATGCAGCTGATTTCATAATAGCTCGTAATCTTATGAGCTTAACTAATGTTCGTAAAATGTTTACAGCTATAT ctCAAGTCATTCCAGGACTATTAGTACTGACCATAGGTTATTTAGGTTGTCAAATCACattgattttgataatttggTTTGTAGCAGTAACACTGATAACTGCTTCATATGCTGGAGCAATGGCAAATGTAGTTGATATTGCACCAAACTTTGCTGGACATATATTAGCATTTGCACAAACTATACATATGTCTGCAAGTTTTTTGTCTCCTCTTGCTGCAGCCATTATGCTCCAAGACAAC CCAACTTTGGAGAGATGGCGTAGAATATTTGCTGTGACTGCTTGTGTAGCCTGTGGAACTTATGTAATGTACCAGTTTGGTGGTACAGCAAAAGAGCAAGTCTGGAACAATCCAAATCGCAAAAATAATTCGGGTTCTGTTCGTGTTTCACCTGAAAATAATCAGCTTATTGTCAACAATAAAACTGATCCAGAAAGAGGAGATGGTTAG